A genomic segment from Segniliparus rotundus DSM 44985 encodes:
- a CDS encoding glutamate synthase-related protein yields MNGLYNPDHEKNSCGVGFLTRKDGAASHDIVRKLHQALCAVPHRGGMSSEGVGDGAGVNLDLSSHFFCALTGRSDLRLGEFGVGNFFLPTDPAHHGEAQSVIEEALAAQGFEILLERAVPVDDAAIRPAAAKYQLPIRQWVFLAPAHCRAEPRGASEFDRRIYDALMAIEARAYTRPELLGLYPLSLSARTQVLKGRLNSNEVVPYFRDLCDPRMQVHTVFFHTRFSTNTAPNMTMAQPFRLMAHNGELNTDKKNRLSENAIARAHNRAIIRPLGQSDSCRLDQTLQHRVLEDGLDLVTAVVAMMPPAWENDTTLSPQVTAMLEYFSLYEEKNDGPAALIFGDGTIIGARLDRLGLRPLRTVETAEYLGVMSEAGQVPFDPETVIERGRIEAGGMLYYNHEERRSYSTTEALEMLAARRDYPALLAQARVNIADVPPVPPEGQSSPARYNGDLSRHQRYVAYSLNQESFKFLMDPMLATGQEKISAMGYGAAINALSNQEGGVAKYFSQRFAQVTNPPLDSIREAGSMTLRVALGAKPNSGAKPAPQIVVPSPILTHLDMLKIREQRHTPVERFGMRYRIDLDDPEANAQALVRAIDALCDEVEAFARDTGGVAVITDRHVSRERAAMPLTIVISALNQRLIEEGLRLRVSLIAESGQLCSSHHVAAALGFGASAVYPLAVQMRAEEKYGEDADNAFQRFAKASEKSLMKTMGRVGLCTVESYIGGEFFEPNYLDTADPVLRRYFPNVVSPVAGVGFETLAAAVVDWHKRALTVAGEKDIPLLGLFKERAEGAGHSYGTTAVRGFVDMTEEDIAFDDEARPENPDMADPEYLRLLPLHQLEGAFGLDDGAYRSTSFDEMAPRAIDSFDITPGYRNFVRAMHAERSRRPAALRDVLALPADVNFVRSAEEFSGEMGQFARHGNNSFQVRGLFCSRTDDGFALRLAHSPDRLPALAASLQERFGAQIVGARIVGDELRLQALGQAEEYLAKIQTAPESIPLASVQPASEITPTLTSGAMSHGALVAQAHEAVAHGVNMVGGLSNCGEGGEHITRYGTIRGSRIKQFASGRFGVWAGYLADPMLQELEIKIGQGAKPGEGGQLPAPKVTVQIAAARGGTPGVELVSPPPHHDTYSIEDLAQLIHDCKAARVRVIVKLVSSEGIGTIAVGVAKAGADVINVAGNTGGTGAAAVTSLKYAGRSAEIGVAEVHQALCASGIRQKVLLRCSGAHQTASDVVKSALLGADSFEFGTTALMMLKCVMAKNCNIKCPAGLTTNAEAFEGDPRALAQYLLNIAHEVREILATLGLRSLREARGRSDLLHLHDHPSSIGRLDLRAMLATADERVVADPVYMEKDYSVDDALLAQLDLAGFAPEPVALTNQNKSVGGQLAVDIERLLNHGGADGPSVATDDRGRRYLLPGSVVVNTTGSAGQSYGVFCNDGMALTHTGTCNDGVGKSACGGVIAVRSPGGGSDKPDGNVLIGNFALFGASGGRLFVAGQAGDRFAVRNSGATAVVEGVGEFLCEYMTNGAVLNIGGFGRGVANGMSGGFLYQYDPKGDMPDKVSGDSALVLPVTQAPFHETAARVLLEWHVEATGSAKGRALLHDWEHTRSCLVYTMPRPLLQYQDSDAILQSKTRKELLDELATALAGYQVHKLKASYRQQRPVLGGSAPSYGDTDTEEMFQLLNTYTVLNMAQQLALSQTPGATDTADPDVSKTVRNLILTEDFFLVQKLQKHAREAIEGHSDEELAVLIADKRLTDYKNALSQRNVLSMDSPGTYGWILHQSAKNTAKIGRLPSFEELFAQQALPVVAISSHTNAAQDPVKSA; encoded by the coding sequence CTGAACGGACTGTACAACCCGGACCATGAGAAGAACAGCTGCGGCGTCGGGTTTCTCACCCGCAAAGACGGCGCCGCATCGCACGACATCGTCCGCAAGCTCCACCAAGCGCTGTGCGCGGTGCCGCACCGAGGCGGCATGTCCTCCGAAGGAGTCGGGGACGGCGCCGGGGTGAACCTCGACCTCTCGTCGCACTTCTTCTGCGCGCTCACCGGCCGCTCGGACCTGCGGCTCGGCGAGTTCGGCGTGGGCAATTTCTTCTTGCCCACCGATCCGGCCCACCACGGGGAAGCCCAGTCTGTCATCGAGGAGGCCCTCGCCGCGCAAGGCTTTGAGATCCTGCTCGAACGCGCAGTGCCGGTGGACGACGCGGCGATCCGCCCGGCGGCGGCGAAATACCAGCTGCCCATCCGGCAGTGGGTTTTCCTGGCCCCTGCGCACTGCCGCGCAGAGCCGCGCGGCGCAAGCGAATTCGACCGCCGTATTTACGACGCGCTCATGGCGATCGAGGCGCGCGCGTACACGCGCCCCGAGCTGCTCGGGCTCTACCCGCTCTCGCTCAGCGCGCGCACCCAGGTCCTCAAAGGAAGGCTCAACTCCAACGAGGTGGTGCCGTACTTCCGCGACCTTTGCGACCCGAGGATGCAGGTCCACACGGTCTTCTTCCACACTCGCTTCTCCACGAACACCGCGCCGAACATGACGATGGCGCAGCCGTTCCGCCTGATGGCCCACAACGGCGAGCTGAACACGGACAAAAAGAACCGGCTCTCGGAGAACGCGATCGCCCGCGCCCACAACCGCGCGATCATCCGCCCGCTGGGACAGTCCGACAGCTGCAGGCTGGATCAGACGTTGCAGCACCGCGTCCTCGAAGACGGGCTCGACCTGGTGACCGCCGTGGTCGCCATGATGCCGCCCGCGTGGGAGAACGACACGACGCTGTCGCCGCAGGTCACCGCGATGCTGGAGTACTTCAGCCTCTATGAGGAGAAAAACGACGGCCCCGCCGCCCTGATCTTCGGCGACGGCACGATCATCGGGGCCCGCTTGGACCGGCTGGGGCTTCGGCCGCTGCGCACAGTCGAGACGGCCGAATACTTGGGCGTCATGTCCGAGGCGGGGCAGGTGCCCTTCGACCCGGAAACGGTGATCGAGCGCGGGCGGATCGAGGCTGGCGGCATGCTCTACTACAACCACGAGGAACGCCGCTCGTACAGCACGACAGAAGCGTTGGAAATGCTCGCGGCCCGCCGCGACTACCCGGCCCTGTTGGCGCAGGCGCGGGTGAACATCGCCGACGTGCCGCCGGTGCCGCCCGAGGGCCAAAGCTCTCCCGCGCGCTACAACGGCGACCTCAGCCGCCACCAACGCTACGTCGCCTACTCGCTCAACCAGGAGAGCTTCAAATTCCTGATGGACCCGATGCTCGCCACGGGCCAGGAAAAGATCTCCGCGATGGGCTACGGGGCCGCCATCAATGCGCTCTCCAACCAAGAGGGCGGGGTCGCGAAGTATTTCTCGCAGCGGTTCGCGCAGGTCACCAACCCCCCCTTGGACAGCATCCGTGAAGCGGGCAGCATGACGCTGCGGGTCGCGCTCGGCGCGAAGCCGAACAGCGGCGCGAAACCCGCCCCGCAGATCGTGGTGCCCTCGCCGATCCTCACCCATTTGGACATGTTGAAGATCCGAGAGCAGCGGCACACCCCGGTGGAGCGCTTCGGCATGCGCTACCGGATCGACTTGGACGACCCCGAGGCGAACGCGCAGGCGCTCGTGCGCGCCATCGACGCGCTGTGCGACGAAGTGGAGGCGTTCGCGCGCGACACGGGCGGTGTCGCGGTCATCACCGACCGGCACGTCTCCCGCGAACGCGCGGCGATGCCCCTGACCATAGTCATCTCCGCGCTCAACCAACGCCTGATCGAAGAGGGCCTGCGGTTGCGGGTCTCGCTGATCGCCGAGAGCGGCCAGCTGTGCTCATCGCACCATGTGGCGGCCGCGCTGGGCTTCGGGGCCTCGGCGGTGTACCCGCTCGCGGTGCAGATGCGCGCCGAGGAGAAGTACGGCGAGGACGCGGACAACGCGTTCCAGCGGTTCGCCAAGGCCTCCGAGAAATCCCTGATGAAGACCATGGGCCGGGTGGGGCTGTGCACTGTGGAGAGCTACATCGGCGGCGAATTCTTCGAGCCGAACTATCTCGACACCGCGGACCCGGTGCTGCGGCGGTACTTCCCCAATGTCGTCTCGCCGGTCGCGGGCGTCGGTTTCGAGACGCTCGCCGCAGCGGTCGTCGACTGGCATAAGCGGGCGCTCACCGTGGCCGGGGAGAAAGACATCCCCCTGTTGGGCTTGTTCAAGGAGCGCGCAGAGGGCGCAGGGCACTCGTACGGCACGACGGCGGTGCGCGGGTTCGTCGATATGACCGAGGAGGACATCGCGTTCGACGACGAGGCGCGGCCAGAGAACCCCGATATGGCCGACCCGGAATATCTGCGGCTGTTGCCCCTGCATCAGCTCGAAGGCGCCTTCGGCCTCGATGACGGCGCGTACCGGAGCACGAGCTTTGACGAGATGGCCCCGCGCGCCATCGACAGCTTCGACATCACCCCTGGCTACCGGAATTTCGTGCGGGCGATGCATGCCGAGCGCAGCAGGCGCCCCGCCGCGTTGCGCGACGTGCTGGCGCTGCCCGCCGACGTCAACTTCGTCCGCTCGGCCGAAGAGTTCTCGGGCGAGATGGGCCAGTTCGCCCGGCACGGCAACAACAGTTTCCAGGTGCGGGGCCTGTTCTGTTCGCGCACGGACGACGGCTTCGCGCTGCGGCTCGCGCACAGCCCCGACCGGCTGCCCGCGCTCGCGGCTTCGCTGCAGGAACGGTTCGGCGCGCAGATCGTCGGCGCCCGGATCGTCGGGGACGAGCTGCGGCTGCAAGCCCTCGGCCAAGCCGAGGAGTATCTCGCGAAAATCCAGACCGCCCCGGAGTCGATTCCGCTCGCCTCGGTGCAACCCGCGAGCGAGATCACTCCGACCCTGACCTCGGGGGCCATGAGCCACGGCGCGCTGGTCGCCCAGGCGCACGAGGCGGTGGCGCACGGCGTCAACATGGTCGGCGGCTTGTCGAATTGCGGCGAAGGCGGCGAGCACATCACCCGCTACGGCACCATCCGAGGCTCGCGGATCAAACAGTTCGCATCGGGCAGGTTCGGGGTGTGGGCCGGTTATCTCGCCGACCCGATGCTCCAAGAGCTGGAGATCAAAATCGGCCAAGGCGCGAAGCCGGGCGAAGGCGGCCAGCTCCCGGCGCCGAAGGTGACCGTGCAGATCGCGGCGGCCCGAGGCGGCACACCAGGGGTGGAGCTGGTGTCGCCGCCGCCCCACCACGACACGTACTCGATCGAGGACCTCGCCCAACTCATCCACGACTGCAAAGCCGCGCGCGTGCGGGTGATCGTCAAATTGGTCTCCTCGGAGGGCATCGGCACCATCGCGGTGGGGGTCGCGAAGGCCGGCGCGGATGTCATCAACGTCGCGGGCAACACGGGCGGCACGGGAGCAGCAGCGGTCACGAGCCTCAAGTACGCGGGCCGGTCCGCGGAAATCGGCGTGGCCGAAGTCCATCAGGCGCTCTGCGCCAGCGGCATCCGGCAGAAAGTCCTCTTGCGCTGCTCGGGCGCGCACCAGACGGCCAGCGACGTGGTGAAGTCCGCGCTCTTGGGCGCGGACAGCTTCGAGTTCGGCACGACGGCGCTCATGATGCTCAAGTGCGTCATGGCGAAGAACTGCAACATCAAGTGCCCGGCCGGGCTGACCACGAACGCCGAGGCGTTCGAGGGCGATCCGCGCGCGCTCGCGCAGTACCTGTTGAACATCGCGCACGAGGTGCGCGAGATCCTCGCGACGCTCGGCCTGAGGTCTTTGCGCGAGGCGCGCGGGCGCAGCGACCTGCTGCACCTGCACGACCATCCGTCCAGCATCGGCAGGCTCGACCTGCGCGCGATGCTCGCCACGGCGGACGAAAGAGTCGTGGCGGACCCGGTCTACATGGAGAAGGACTACTCGGTGGACGACGCGCTGCTGGCCCAGCTCGACCTGGCGGGCTTCGCGCCGGAGCCGGTGGCGTTGACCAACCAGAACAAGAGCGTCGGCGGGCAACTCGCGGTCGATATCGAGCGGCTGCTCAACCACGGGGGCGCGGACGGGCCCTCGGTCGCGACCGACGACCGGGGCCGCCGATACCTGCTCCCTGGGAGCGTCGTCGTCAACACAACGGGTTCGGCGGGCCAGAGCTACGGCGTGTTCTGCAACGACGGCATGGCGCTGACGCACACGGGAACCTGCAACGACGGGGTCGGCAAGAGCGCGTGCGGCGGCGTGATCGCCGTCCGTTCCCCCGGCGGCGGCTCGGACAAACCTGACGGCAACGTGCTGATCGGCAACTTCGCCTTGTTCGGGGCCTCCGGCGGCAGATTGTTCGTCGCAGGCCAAGCCGGCGACCGTTTCGCCGTCCGCAACTCCGGGGCGACCGCTGTCGTCGAGGGGGTCGGCGAATTCCTCTGCGAGTACATGACCAATGGGGCCGTGCTCAATATCGGCGGGTTCGGCAGGGGCGTCGCGAACGGCATGAGCGGCGGATTCCTCTACCAATACGACCCGAAAGGCGACATGCCGGACAAGGTGAGCGGCGATTCGGCGCTCGTCCTGCCCGTCACGCAGGCCCCGTTCCACGAGACAGCGGCGCGTGTCCTGCTCGAATGGCATGTCGAAGCCACCGGGTCCGCGAAAGGCCGGGCCTTGTTGCACGACTGGGAGCACACCCGCAGCTGCCTCGTCTACACGATGCCCCGCCCGCTGCTGCAGTACCAAGACTCCGACGCGATCCTGCAGAGCAAAACGCGCAAAGAGCTGCTCGACGAGCTCGCGACCGCGCTGGCGGGCTACCAAGTCCACAAGCTCAAGGCCTCGTACCGGCAGCAGCGGCCCGTTCTGGGCGGGTCGGCTCCCAGTTACGGCGACACGGACACGGAGGAAATGTTCCAGCTGCTCAACACCTACACAGTGTTGAACATGGCCCAGCAGCTCGCGCTCTCGCAGACGCCGGGGGCGACCGACACGGCGGACCCCGATGTCAGCAAAACCGTCCGAAACCTCATCCTCACCGAGGACTTCTTCCTCGTGCAGAAGTTGCAGAAGCACGCCCGCGAGGCAATCGAGGGGCACAGCGACGAAGAGCTCGCGGTCCTGATCGCCGACAAGCGGCTCACCGACTACAAGAACGCGTTGAGCCAGCGCAATGTTTTGTCCATGGACAGCCCCGGCACGTACGGGTGGATCCTGCACCAGAGCGCGAAGAACACCGCCAAAATCGGGCGGCTGCCCTCCTTCGAGGAGTTGTTCGCGCAGCAGGCGCTGCCCGTTGTCGCTATCTCCAGCCACACCAACGCCGCCCAGGACCCTGTGAAGAGCGCATGA